One segment of Pelecanus crispus isolate bPelCri1 chromosome 2, bPelCri1.pri, whole genome shotgun sequence DNA contains the following:
- the CD83 gene encoding CD83 antigen — protein sequence MSLAVYALLIILCNVWCLISGAFVVVPDVAVRCAEEVLLPCKVLRDSSITYQTASWYKMARDGEEIAWKVLDVESHYPKEIGGSLELSNDTFSLRIINATSQNSGTYKCTLGEQSGERNLSSTVTLKVTGCPGIEDEKLKKYKAELFMLTCLGIFYLLLIFFTCTCLRKENMSANDQKTRPDMKHMLTLINVHEMTTFQDLNSNSTCKNELTSSSV from the exons atGTCTTTGGCAGTCTACGCTCTGCTCATCATCCTGTGCAATG TTTGGTGCTTGATCAGTGGGGCTTTTGTGGTGGTCCCAGATGTTGCTGTGAGATGTGCTGAAGAAGTGCTGCTGCCCTGTAAAGTTCTTCGGGATTCCTCAATCACCTATCAGACAGCATCTTGGtacaaa ATGGCTAGAGATGGCGAAGAAATAGCATGGAAAGTCCTTGATGTGGAATCTCATTATCCCAAAGAAATTGGGGGATCCCTGGAGCTCTCCAACGACACCTTTTCACTGAGGATCATAAACGCAACCAGCCAAAACAGCGGGACATACAAGTGCACTTTGGGGGAACAGAGTGGAGAACGTAATCTGAGCAGCACAGTCACATTAAAAGTAACAG GTTGCCCTGGAAtagaagatgaaaaattaaaaaaatacaaagccgAGCTTTTCATGCTGACTTGCCTTGGGATTTTTTACTTGCTGCTCATCTTTTTTACCTGT acATGTCTAAGAAAAGAGAATATGTCTGCCAATGATCAAAAAACCAGACCAGATATGAAACACATGCTCACCCTCATCAATGTACATGAAATGACAACTTTCCAGGATTTAAACAGCAACAGTACTTGCAAAAATGAGCTTACTTCAAGTTCTGTCTAA